Proteins encoded within one genomic window of Bacteroidota bacterium:
- a CDS encoding glycosyltransferase, with amino-acid sequence MLGKEINVIAFDVPSPPNYGGVVDIYYKLEAMHAAGIQIHLHCYQYGRSMAADLKKICKTVTYYPRRTFRNPFYGKLPYIVATRNSTAMIENLNKNDFPILFEGLHCCYYLTHESLAQRLKIVRTHNIEHDYYKNLELVEDNFFKKYFFRLESERLKKFEASLKHADVIAAISPNDHKYFSKHFKRVMYLPAFHPNRDVVSKTGKGNYLLYHGNLGVGENEEAAMFLIKNVFSGLEYPVIIAGNNPSLELKKEILNHPNITLNDKASSSQILSLIKNAQVNVLPTFQSTGIKLKLINSLFVGRHCVVNDKMVKNTGLEELCHVANKPADFIKLIKKLWDKEFTKSDIEARNELLQQGFSNTQNVKILENVLEEVSTIS; translated from the coding sequence ATGTTGGGGAAAGAGATTAATGTAATAGCGTTTGATGTTCCAAGCCCGCCAAACTACGGCGGTGTTGTGGACATATACTACAAACTGGAGGCTATGCACGCGGCAGGTATTCAGATACACCTGCACTGCTACCAATATGGTCGCAGTATGGCGGCTGACTTAAAGAAAATTTGCAAAACAGTTACCTACTACCCAAGACGTACTTTCCGTAACCCGTTTTATGGGAAACTACCCTATATAGTTGCCACCCGTAACTCAACGGCGATGATTGAGAACCTAAACAAAAACGATTTCCCGATTTTGTTTGAGGGCTTACACTGTTGCTATTACCTTACCCACGAAAGCCTTGCCCAAAGGTTAAAAATTGTGCGCACCCATAATATTGAGCATGATTATTACAAAAACCTTGAATTGGTAGAGGATAATTTTTTCAAGAAATACTTTTTCAGGTTAGAAAGCGAGCGTCTCAAGAAGTTTGAAGCATCACTGAAACACGCCGATGTTATTGCGGCCATTTCGCCCAACGACCACAAATACTTTTCAAAACACTTTAAGCGGGTGATGTATTTGCCGGCTTTCCACCCCAACCGTGATGTTGTATCAAAAACCGGTAAGGGAAACTATTTGCTGTATCACGGTAATTTGGGGGTTGGTGAAAACGAAGAGGCAGCAATGTTCCTGATAAAGAACGTGTTTTCAGGGCTTGAGTATCCTGTTATTATTGCCGGAAATAACCCTTCCTTAGAGTTAAAAAAAGAGATATTAAATCACCCCAATATCACATTAAACGATAAAGCAAGTTCTTCGCAAATACTATCGCTGATAAAAAATGCGCAGGTAAATGTGTTGCCTACTTTTCAAAGCACAGGTATAAAGTTAAAACTGATTAACAGTTTATTTGTAGGCAGGCATTGTGTGGTAAACGACAAAATGGTTAAAAATACAGGCCTCGAAGAATTGTGCCATGTAGCAAATAAACCTGCTGATTTTATAAAACTGATAAAGAAGCTTTGGGATAAAGAATTCACCAAAAGTGATATTGAAGCCCGTAATGAGTTGTTACAGCAAGGGTTTTCAAATACTCAAAATGTAAAAATACTGGAAAACGTGCTCGAAGAAGTAAGCACGATTAGCTAA
- a CDS encoding ATP-binding cassette domain-containing protein, whose protein sequence is MEATKVVSISNANIFQHNNSLVLHELNLEVDAGEFVYLIGKTGSGKSSLLKTLYADLPLKEGSITVAGIDLDNISRKKVSQLRRKLGIVFQDFQLLYDRTVFDNLDFVLRSTGWNEIDRRKNRVAEVLKQVGLATKEHKMPHELSGGEQQRVVIARALLNNPELIIADEPTGNLDPEVADDIMAVLKQINAEGTAVIMATHDYRLINKFYGKVYRCEGGKVFASTIS, encoded by the coding sequence ATGGAAGCCACAAAGGTAGTTAGTATTAGTAACGCAAATATTTTCCAGCATAATAACAGCTTGGTTTTACATGAGTTGAACCTTGAAGTTGATGCCGGAGAGTTTGTATACCTTATAGGAAAAACCGGCAGTGGTAAATCGAGTTTATTAAAAACATTGTATGCAGACTTACCTTTAAAGGAGGGTAGCATTACTGTTGCAGGGATTGACCTTGATAATATCTCGCGCAAAAAAGTTTCACAGCTACGACGCAAATTGGGTATTGTTTTTCAAGATTTCCAATTGTTATATGACCGTACTGTGTTTGATAACCTTGATTTTGTGCTACGCTCTACGGGGTGGAATGAAATTGACAGACGTAAAAACCGTGTTGCCGAAGTATTGAAACAAGTAGGTTTGGCAACAAAAGAGCATAAAATGCCTCACGAACTTAGTGGTGGTGAGCAACAACGGGTAGTTATTGCGCGTGCGTTATTAAATAACCCAGAGTTGATTATTGCCGATGAGCCTACGGGAAATCTTGACCCTGAAGTGGCGGATGATATTATGGCGGTATTAAAGCAAATTAATGCTGAGGGCACTGCTGTTATTATGGCTACACACGATTACAGACTGATTAATAAATTTTACGGTAAGGTGTATCGCTGTGAAGGAGGTAAAGTGTTTGCCTCAACGATTAGCTAA
- a CDS encoding uracil-DNA glycosylase → MTSAEKTIQLDESWLQYLQPEFEAPYFKALRAFLLDEKAKYAIYPPGGLIFNALNLTPFDKVKVVLIGQDPYHGAGQAHGLCFSVQDGIRQPPSLVNIFKEIASDIGEPMSATKGNLESWAKQGVLLLNATLTVRANTAGSHQGKGWETFTDKIIKTVSNNHSGLVFILWGRFAQNKESLIDGSKHLILKAAHPSPFSAYNGFFGCKHFSKTNQYLQQQGKEPIDWVIR, encoded by the coding sequence ATGACTTCTGCTGAGAAAACAATTCAGCTTGACGAAAGCTGGCTGCAATACTTACAACCTGAGTTTGAAGCTCCTTACTTTAAGGCATTAAGGGCATTTTTGCTTGATGAAAAAGCAAAGTATGCCATCTATCCTCCGGGCGGATTAATATTTAATGCGCTAAACCTTACCCCTTTTGATAAAGTAAAAGTTGTATTAATAGGCCAAGACCCTTATCACGGTGCTGGGCAAGCACATGGTTTGTGCTTTTCAGTGCAAGACGGAATACGTCAGCCCCCTTCGTTGGTTAATATATTTAAAGAGATTGCAAGTGATATTGGTGAGCCAATGTCTGCCACTAAAGGCAACCTTGAAAGCTGGGCCAAGCAAGGTGTATTGCTTTTAAACGCTACATTAACCGTGCGGGCAAACACAGCAGGTTCACATCAAGGCAAGGGTTGGGAAACCTTTACCGATAAAATAATAAAAACGGTATCTAACAACCACAGTGGTTTGGTATTTATACTTTGGGGACGATTTGCCCAAAACAAAGAAAGTCTTATTGATGGAAGCAAGCATCTGATACTGAAAGCCGCGCACCCATCACCATTCTCTGCATACAATGGATTTTTCGGTTGCAAGCACTTCTCTAAAACTAATCAATACCTTCAACAACAAGGCAAAGAGCCTATCGATTGGGTGATACGTTAA
- a CDS encoding PKD domain-containing protein, with the protein MRFVNTKKLIFSLGISLVFCFSAFADHVVGSDILYKCLGNGKFEITFKFYRDCNGCNVSGGGGGGTGQNCPHPVLNITGANGSCNGQSLGTVNITRISITDITQLCGSAKSACQNGSFPYGIEEHLYKGVVDLSTFIAQGCCKFKISTTIYVRSTTISTGAANQGFYTDATIDACNGICNNSPAYTSYPVAIICVGQDFVFNNGAIDTLDNGDSLSYALAPAYQGPSTTVSYSGSFTPTKPMSFLGFPNASLTSPAGFRLDSITGDLSFRPTKVNETGVIVIEVTEWRRINGTMVEIGRTRRDMQVIVVNCPNNNIPVIKPPFSAKACVGQQICLDIVTTDADVNRDTVVISWNRGIPRATFTHNNNTVAFASGKVCWTPAEADVSNVPYTFTITARDNACPLNGVAVRAFSITVRESPKATRNFVKLTCGRVAMEATPAKNYAGGLISEWRFKDSTGATYYTSSKMKDTIQMKPGMNIATISLKTTTPCVNAFADTIYIDPYVQVELPKDTFICEGGSLPIQSKTTLGSAPYKYLWNTGDTVTSISLVPTKDTVIRVSVSDGQGCTSGDSMKILYRMKPLIHLDTGSRICYNAFVELDAGNDTFPANYKYRWNTNDTSRKITVKDSNTYIAIVRDSIGCTDTASYKLFVNTVPVTAGPDKGICYNDTLRLTASGADIYKWYKLPSTTPFSSSGTIQEIMTTPETYRLNAVRIHGGVSCENEDTVAITINQLPVITFTPIKDRCEKASPFSLAEGLAFPTITNGIWTCAEDPDWIGGGTYFYPDSIVVDNTQAFKVLTVNYAVTDQNNCKANKSTTFRVIRLPDVVLKDTSLCGDKGKVDLKSITLPPTTTTPGTWKWSTATSGGSAGIENNGQNALFNLLTVPQNQTYVMCLELTNIFGCVNTNCGNISSRVVPVVDAGALAPKCGNDTIFSLNEAFASPAGGIWQSASGGIVNTDWFNPTLVLADTHRLTYTYDIPGNNCPATDYLILRVKPVPSVGLSAIPGICSNAGIVNLMTYANPTGGVWKGTGINPNGDFIASQPAGQYSLRYDYTSSEGCKNFITGSINVDAAPTIVVTPPNAACEGKPITVKASYKNSAAMGWSSTGAGSFSPATDTVSIYQPAMSDKCIDVTASTLPNGACPAASHTINVCFYPTPTANIIVTDANGCEPHTVSFEAQTDLPNNAKYEWDFGDPSSLDNTSTNTLPSHTFQTNGTYTINLKVTSERNCSQNATPAQAIIYPVPVADMDANNWVTTIVQNIITFTDRTTIDAPDNITSYLWSFGDPDSSFSDQKNPTFEYPTDSGKYWVSLKVVSNHGCESQTGRELVILPDIVVFIPNAFAPDKAGRIENERFWISADGVSAFSITVFNRWGEAVYASTDITEGWDGNFKEFPVQQDVYFYVVKITGFNGVDYDYKGTVTLLR; encoded by the coding sequence ATGCGCTTCGTAAACACAAAAAAGCTAATCTTTTCGCTAGGTATCAGTTTGGTATTTTGCTTTTCAGCATTTGCCGACCACGTGGTGGGGTCTGATATCTTATATAAATGCTTGGGTAACGGTAAGTTTGAAATCACTTTTAAGTTTTACCGTGATTGTAATGGTTGTAATGTTTCGGGCGGCGGTGGCGGCGGTACCGGACAAAACTGCCCCCATCCTGTGCTTAACATCACAGGAGCCAACGGAAGCTGCAACGGCCAATCGTTAGGTACGGTTAACATTACCCGTATTTCAATTACAGATATTACCCAATTGTGCGGTTCAGCTAAAAGTGCCTGCCAAAACGGTAGTTTCCCTTACGGTATCGAAGAACACTTATACAAGGGAGTTGTAGATTTATCAACGTTCATTGCGCAAGGCTGCTGTAAGTTCAAAATCTCAACCACTATTTACGTACGCTCAACCACCATCAGTACAGGAGCTGCCAACCAAGGCTTTTATACCGATGCCACTATTGATGCCTGTAACGGTATTTGTAACAACTCACCTGCTTATACCAGCTACCCTGTAGCAATTATATGCGTAGGTCAGGATTTTGTGTTTAACAACGGTGCTATTGATACACTAGATAACGGTGATTCTCTTTCATACGCATTAGCACCTGCGTACCAAGGCCCTTCAACTACTGTAAGCTATTCAGGTAGCTTTACTCCTACAAAACCGATGTCGTTCTTAGGTTTCCCCAATGCAAGCTTAACCTCACCCGCAGGTTTCAGGCTTGACTCTATTACGGGTGACCTTAGCTTTAGGCCTACCAAAGTGAACGAAACGGGGGTTATTGTAATTGAAGTAACGGAATGGCGGCGTATTAACGGTACTATGGTAGAAATAGGGCGAACGCGACGGGATATGCAGGTAATTGTAGTGAACTGCCCCAACAACAACATACCTGTTATCAAACCACCCTTTTCGGCCAAAGCCTGTGTAGGGCAGCAAATATGTTTAGACATTGTTACTACCGATGCGGATGTGAACCGTGATACGGTTGTAATTTCATGGAACAGGGGTATACCGCGTGCTACATTTACTCATAATAACAATACCGTTGCTTTTGCTTCGGGCAAGGTGTGTTGGACTCCTGCCGAAGCGGATGTAAGTAACGTGCCTTATACATTTACAATTACCGCCAGAGACAATGCCTGCCCGCTAAACGGGGTGGCTGTAAGGGCGTTTTCTATCACCGTACGTGAATCACCAAAAGCTACACGAAACTTTGTGAAACTCACTTGCGGAAGGGTTGCAATGGAAGCAACACCTGCAAAAAACTATGCCGGCGGCTTGATTTCAGAATGGAGGTTTAAAGATTCTACAGGTGCTACTTACTACACCAGTAGCAAAATGAAGGACACCATACAGATGAAGCCGGGTATGAACATTGCCACCATAAGTTTGAAAACAACTACACCCTGCGTAAATGCGTTTGCAGATACCATTTATATTGACCCTTATGTGCAAGTAGAACTGCCTAAAGACACATTTATTTGCGAAGGAGGTTCATTACCCATCCAATCAAAAACTACTTTGGGTTCGGCTCCTTATAAATACTTATGGAACACCGGAGATACCGTTACATCAATATCCCTTGTGCCCACTAAAGATACAGTGATACGTGTAAGTGTATCTGACGGACAAGGATGTACCAGTGGCGACTCGATGAAGATATTGTACCGCATGAAGCCTTTAATCCATTTGGATACCGGCTCACGCATTTGCTACAATGCCTTTGTTGAATTGGATGCCGGAAACGATACTTTCCCTGCCAATTACAAATACCGTTGGAATACAAACGATACTTCACGCAAAATTACCGTGAAGGATAGCAACACCTATATAGCTATAGTAAGAGACTCTATCGGCTGTACTGATACCGCCAGCTACAAACTTTTTGTCAATACCGTTCCTGTTACGGCAGGCCCTGATAAAGGCATTTGCTACAACGATACGTTAAGGCTAACAGCATCCGGTGCTGATATATACAAATGGTATAAATTACCCAGTACCACTCCGTTTTCAAGCAGTGGCACAATCCAAGAAATTATGACAACGCCTGAAACGTACAGGTTGAATGCTGTACGAATACATGGTGGGGTGAGTTGTGAAAATGAAGACACTGTTGCAATAACAATTAACCAACTCCCCGTCATTACATTTACTCCAATTAAAGACCGCTGCGAAAAAGCATCCCCCTTTAGCTTGGCCGAAGGATTGGCATTCCCAACTATTACCAATGGTATCTGGACTTGCGCTGAAGACCCTGATTGGATTGGCGGAGGTACTTATTTCTATCCTGATTCAATTGTTGTAGATAATACTCAGGCATTTAAAGTGCTTACGGTAAACTATGCTGTTACCGATCAAAACAACTGCAAGGCCAATAAATCAACTACGTTTAGAGTAATACGTCTGCCTGATGTTGTATTGAAAGACACCTCATTGTGCGGCGATAAAGGCAAGGTTGACTTAAAGAGCATTACCCTGCCTCCTACCACTACCACTCCCGGTACTTGGAAATGGTCAACAGCGACTTCAGGCGGCAGTGCTGGTATTGAAAATAACGGCCAAAATGCCTTATTTAATCTATTAACTGTACCACAAAACCAAACTTATGTAATGTGCCTTGAGCTAACCAACATATTTGGTTGTGTAAATACCAACTGCGGTAATATCAGCTCACGGGTTGTTCCTGTAGTTGATGCAGGTGCGCTTGCTCCTAAATGCGGTAACGATACAATTTTCAGCTTGAATGAAGCCTTTGCTTCACCAGCGGGTGGAATTTGGCAAAGTGCATCGGGTGGTATTGTTAATACCGATTGGTTTAATCCTACTTTGGTATTAGCCGATACTCACCGATTGACTTATACTTACGATATACCCGGTAACAATTGCCCCGCTACAGATTACTTAATTCTGAGAGTTAAACCTGTGCCAAGTGTCGGCCTTTCAGCAATACCCGGTATTTGCTCAAATGCAGGAATCGTTAACTTAATGACCTATGCCAACCCAACCGGTGGTGTTTGGAAAGGTACCGGCATTAACCCCAATGGTGATTTTATTGCCAGCCAACCGGCAGGTCAATACAGCTTAAGGTATGATTATACTTCAAGCGAAGGATGTAAGAACTTTATCACAGGCTCAATAAACGTTGATGCGGCTCCTACAATTGTTGTAACCCCTCCTAACGCAGCATGCGAAGGAAAACCTATTACAGTAAAAGCCAGCTATAAAAACAGCGCAGCAATGGGTTGGTCTTCAACAGGTGCAGGTTCATTTAGCCCTGCAACCGATACAGTTAGCATATACCAACCGGCCATGAGCGATAAGTGTATTGATGTTACAGCTTCAACCTTGCCCAATGGAGCTTGTCCTGCTGCTTCTCATACAATCAATGTTTGTTTCTACCCCACCCCTACTGCTAACATTATTGTTACCGATGCAAACGGGTGTGAACCACATACTGTAAGCTTTGAAGCCCAAACCGATTTACCCAACAATGCTAAATACGAATGGGATTTTGGTGACCCTTCAAGCCTTGACAATACTTCAACTAACACATTACCTTCTCATACGTTCCAAACCAACGGAACTTATACCATTAACCTAAAAGTTACTTCTGAACGTAATTGCTCTCAAAATGCAACTCCTGCGCAAGCCATTATTTACCCTGTGCCCGTTGCTGATATGGATGCAAACAATTGGGTTACTACTATAGTGCAAAACATTATTACGTTTACCGACCGCACTACCATTGATGCTCCGGATAATATCACAAGCTATTTGTGGAGTTTTGGTGACCCTGACAGTTCATTCTCTGACCAGAAAAACCCAACGTTTGAATATCCTACAGACTCAGGTAAATACTGGGTAAGCTTGAAAGTAGTGAGTAACCACGGTTGCGAAAGCCAAACAGGCCGTGAATTGGTAATACTACCGGATATTGTTGTGTTTATACCTAATGCATTTGCCCCTGATAAAGCCGGACGTATTGAAAACGAACGCTTCTGGATATCTGCTGACGGTGTTTCGGCATTCTCAATAACTGTCTTTAACCGTTGGGGAGAGGCAGTGTATGCATCTACCGATATTACCGAAGGTTGGGATGGTAACTTCAAAGAGTTCCCCGTTCAACAAGATGTGTATTTTTATGTGGTAAAAATCACAGGCTTCAATGGGGTTGATTACGATTATAAAGGTACAGTAACACTATTGCGTTAA
- a CDS encoding glycosyltransferase family 4 protein, which translates to MGTPERKIIFTVINDLTYDQRMYRICSALAAAGYKVQLIGRKLPDSLPVKPQPYEQTRLWCYFTKGKLFYIEYNLRLLFYLLFKRFDIVSAVDLDTLVPCFINAKLKGKPIVYDAHEYFTEVPEVITRQATKKVWEWVANTFIPKLKYCYTVGPMLAEEFEKKYKVKFEVIMNAPLTKEFSNIERLENVLLYQGALNKARGIEHYIDMMELLPGFELWLVGEGDLSQELRQRAKDKNVENRVRFFGRVEPENLHQITAKAYIGLNISENAGLSYFYSLNNKFFDHIHAQLPTVANKFPEYIRMNEVYNIMVFADANPQSVAEQVELLSKNNSLHNTLIQNCIHAKTELCWEIEQQKLVAFYNNVGERD; encoded by the coding sequence ATGGGTACACCTGAACGGAAAATAATTTTTACGGTTATTAACGACCTAACCTACGACCAGCGTATGTACCGCATTTGCAGTGCATTGGCAGCCGCAGGGTATAAGGTGCAATTAATAGGCCGTAAGTTACCTGATTCACTTCCCGTTAAGCCGCAACCCTATGAGCAAACCCGCTTGTGGTGTTATTTTACCAAAGGGAAACTCTTTTACATCGAATATAACCTCCGCCTACTGTTTTATCTATTGTTTAAGCGGTTCGACATAGTAAGCGCGGTGGATTTAGATACCCTTGTACCGTGTTTCATCAATGCCAAACTAAAAGGCAAACCGATTGTGTACGATGCCCACGAGTATTTTACCGAAGTGCCCGAGGTGATTACCCGCCAAGCTACTAAAAAGGTTTGGGAGTGGGTGGCAAATACGTTTATTCCCAAGCTAAAATACTGCTATACCGTGGGTCCTATGTTGGCCGAAGAGTTTGAGAAAAAGTACAAAGTGAAGTTCGAGGTGATAATGAATGCTCCGCTCACCAAAGAGTTTTCAAACATTGAAAGACTTGAGAATGTATTGTTGTACCAAGGTGCGCTTAATAAAGCCAGAGGTATAGAACACTACATTGATATGATGGAGTTGTTGCCCGGGTTTGAACTGTGGTTAGTAGGAGAGGGGGATTTGAGTCAAGAGCTGAGACAGAGGGCAAAAGATAAGAACGTGGAAAACAGGGTGAGGTTTTTTGGCCGTGTTGAGCCTGAAAACTTGCATCAAATTACTGCAAAAGCATATATTGGCCTCAATATTTCAGAGAATGCAGGTTTAAGTTACTTTTATTCGCTGAATAATAAATTTTTTGACCATATACACGCACAACTACCCACTGTGGCCAATAAATTTCCTGAGTATATACGGATGAATGAGGTTTATAATATAATGGTTTTTGCCGATGCTAACCCACAATCTGTGGCAGAGCAAGTAGAACTATTGAGTAAAAATAATAGTCTTCATAATACGTTAATACAAAACTGTATACACGCCAAAACAGAATTGTGCTGGGAAATTGAACAACAAAAGTTGGTAGCTTTTTATAATAATGTTGGGGAAAGAGATTAA